The Rosa rugosa chromosome 1, drRosRugo1.1, whole genome shotgun sequence genomic sequence TCCTAGGTGGTCAGTTGTTCTAAGAGTCCCACAAAGGGATTACAATGACTTGGCTCATGATGATGAGCTTGGGGACACTATAATTGATCACCAGCCCTTTACTGATAGAATGCCATCTATTGAGAGTGGAGATGGAGAAATAGGATACATTAGAGCAGACAATGAGActattttggttaatgaataATAGAATTGCTCATTGTAATGTTATTTGAAGAATGATTATGTTTGTTAATGTAAGGAATTTCATATTACGGTGCCTTTTATGGTTGTTTGTTCATGTTTATGTTGAAGTTAATATACTTGGATTATGGCTGATTTGATTTTACTTGAATGTACTTGGATGATTAGTATGATTAGTATGAAATTTGAATGTACTTGGATGATGACTGATTTGTTTTTATTAAAATGATTAGTAGGTAAGCGTCCATTTTGCTTAACTTTTGTACTAAAGTACCCCTTTTGTTACATTTTGGCAGGAAACTTGTGGTTGATTGCAAGggtgagagagaaagggagctcAAAAAGCTGCTGGAAAATTTTAATTGCAAAACAAGGTAAGTCAATTCAACTCTACAATTGATTATCTGAACTTGCTTAATTTAATGGGGTTGATAAGATATTTTGTTGAATGCTTAAACTTTGTGGCAGCATATAAAATGGATTGTTGCTAAGTTACAACTGATTGTTTTTTGCTTGGTATAGATAATGGTGCATTCAAAGGCTGTCTCAAATCCAACAAAGAAGACTTCAAAAACACATAAAGTAAGGAAGTCGAAGTCTTCAAAGACCAAGGATAGGGAATCTGTTTCAAATAATTCTGCTGCAAGTGTGAGTAAATCAAAGAAGCgcgggaagaagaagacgcagGAGGAGGATGATGGATGTACTGGAGGGCTTAAGTTGCTCAAGCGTCACCGCGTTACAATGTCAAGGATGACAACGAGCAGGATTCTAAAGAAGAGACTTATAGTCGAGTTTGATAAGAATGGGGATCCAATAGGGAATAATGCAGATGCATTGCAATCCTACATCGGTGTTTTGGCAAGGACTAATATCCCAATTTCAATAGTATCTTGGCCTAAAGTATCGAAGACAAAAAAAAGCAATCTTTGGGAGACCGTTCTGGTAAGGGTTGATTAATTATTAGTGAAGCTTGTTTTTATTAATTCACATTCATGTTAGAAGCATGTTGTAATATTATTTATGCAACTGAAGCTTGTTTTTATTAATTCACATTCATGTTAGAAGCATGTTCTAATATTATTTATGCAACTGAAGCTTGTTTTTATTAATTCACATTCATGTTAGAAGCATGTTCTAATATTATTTATGCACTGATGGTTCTTTTTATATAGACGTCATTCGTATTGGGACCTGAATGCAAGAAGATGGTTTTAAAATCTGCTGGAACGAAATGGAGAGAATTTAAGTCAAGACTCACAACATTGTATGTGTTGCCATATTTGGATGCTCCTGAATCTTTACAATTTCCCCCCGATGACTATAGGTTTATAACTGTTGATGATTGGAATGTTTTTGTAAAGGAAAGGACAAGCgattcatttttggtaagtttaCTGATCGCATTTTTAACTGTATTTCAGAAAGACTGATTGTATTTATGTGTGCTTATTTATGTAAATGAAATGCAGAAAATGCATGAGGAACAAAAGGCAAGGCGTCACAAAAATGTGTATGATCACCATATGTCGCGTAAGGGATACGCGGGATTGAGAGAAGAGCTGGTTAGTACAAGTGTCAGATATGTTTAATTGTAAGGCTACATCATATATCATTTTAATGTAAAACTGATAGAGcttttttgatatatatatagtctAAAACTGTGCCAGAAGAGGAAATCGATAGAGCAACGCTTTGGGTCAAAGGACGCCAAACCAAACAAGGAACTTTTAAACATGATGTGATTAAAGATACTGCTGAAAAAATTGTATGTACCTTATACTTGTTTCATTTTGCTATTCTAGTTTGGTGTCATTATTGAATTTCTTAAATTTAACCTGAAACCTATATTGCATATGGTAGGAGACACTGAAACGTAAGGAACGCGATGGCGAACTGACCGTAAATGGAAGTACCGATGTGCTGACATTAGCTTTGGGGACTCCAGAGCACAGGGGCAGAGTTAGAGGCATAGGGGGTTATGTTTGTAACCCAAATGGATACTTCCACCTCCCAAAACGCAGAAAGGAGAGCGTTAATGAGTCAATGAGACAAAGTGTGAGGAAGATAATTGAAGAAGAGAAACAGAAGTTGGAGGATGAGTTGAGGGAGAAGATATAtgctgaagagagagaaaagatagtGGCCGAAGAGAGGGAAAAGATAGCGGCTGAAGAGAGGGAAAAGATAGCAGCCCATGAGAGGGAAAAGATAGCggttgaagagagagaaaatatagcaGCCCATGAGAGGGAAAAGATAATGGCATCTGAAAAGGCATTCTTGCTTTCTAGGATTGAACAATTGGAAGCAAGAGTTGATGTAAGGAGCCATGAGGTAGTTACCACTGTTGGAGAAGCAAAAGTTGTAGTCAATGACCACACATCTGGGCAAGCAAGTTGTTCACATGCGGTAGATTCATGTCTCAAGGCTGCTAACAAACAAGACAATGTTGTGGAAGATGGTGCAATGACAAATCTGTTGGATGTGATGGAGAGACAGTTGCTGCAAAATCAGAGGAAGAAGACTTCAAAGGTCAAGAAGTCCAACATTGATTTTGAAGCAGCAATTGAAGAAGTTGCCCATGAAGATAATGCCGGAAAGAATCAGGTGCATGTTGATGGGGTGATAAATGATAATGAGGAAATGGAATCGGTGGATTTGACCTTGCTAGATAAAAGAACAAAGGTATATTTAGTTGCATTATTATTTACATATTGTTCTAGTTGTATGTACGTGTGATTCAATCCTTGATCAGTAATTTAGTGGCTAGGTTTCGATTATAGTATGTATGTTGAATTGTTTAGCAATCAAAATTTGTAGATTGACAACTCATGCTCAAAACTGATTGTTCTTTCATTGTTGCACAAGTTTCTGCATATCATTGTGTTCATATGATtatgtgtattattatttacTTATTGTTGGTGTAGGTAAATCCTACTGAGAAGAAATGCAAGTTAGCATTGGGTTCAGCTGACCATATTGTTGCTCTTGCAACGGTTATGACAAGCGATGGTCCATTAGAAGTTTGTCATGGGACTCCATTGGGAGATGACAGATTACGTGTTTCTGTTTATGCTGCTTTGGAGGAAAAGGCTGTGATTCCATTTGTTGTAGAAGATGAGATTACGACAGTAAAGCAAGCTATGGGGAGCTGGGTAATGTGGCCGAAAAACCTGATCATATTTGATGAAAAGgtaaatatatttgtatatgaaCAGTGAGTTTTTATTTAGATAATGTGAGGTTTTTTCCATTGTTAACTgtcttgtttcttcatttagaAAAAAGCAAGTGGTAAAGCAAGTAGGAAGCAGAAAAGGAATCAGTTTACGGAAGATGTAGAAGAAGAGTTTGACTTGCAGTCACTCGAATTAAGCTTGCCAGCCGCATTGCAGAAGTTATGTCAGTGGGGAAAAGAAGGATTCAAAGATAGGAAAGCTGTTTGCTTTTATAAAGAAGAGCGGGTATTTGGTATTAATGCTAAGAGCTATCTACTTGACTTGGATGTTAAGAGGCTTGCAAACATGGCAGAAGTAACAGGAACCCTTATAGTGTTGTACATGaggtaaatttatttttttaacatgaAGTTCCATGATATTTATGTATGGTTGTCCCAAGTTCAGAACCTTTCTTGGTTATTAATTTATTAGTATGTGATGTATGCATGTTCCCTGTGCTTTAGGTACTTATATGATGTACTAAAAGAGTCTATGATGCTAGACATGGTTGGTTTCATTGACCCAGCATTGATTGGTGAGATAGGGTGTGGGAGTGCAACAACGAGGTCCCGAAGTATAAAAGATCGCCTGATAAGTGCTTCTCCAAATCAGATTTTCTTGTTGCCTTACAATGCATCGTATGTGTGCTTAAACCAAACCTTTGTTATTCATATGATTGCCGCTTTTACATGCACATGGATATTTTCCTATAATGATTTGAATGAATTGTAGTGCTCATTGGATATTAACTGTGATTGATCCGGACAATGAGACTGTCTATTACATGGATCCATTAAAAAGACGCCTTGGGGGTAACGGAGAATGGAAAGATATTGTTGACACGTAAGTTGCTCGAAACTGAATTGTTCACTAGAAGTTTGTTCCACTATATATGCTGGTCCTTTCTATTGTTGGTCAGCTTAATTATATATTGTTGGTCTTTTCTAATGTTGGTCTGCTTATATATAGTGCCATATCAATGTTTAGAGGGGACCGCAACAAGAAAGGACGGGGTTCTATTCAATGGAAGAACATGGCAGTATGtgttaaatatatttatttccttttgaataataattcaGTCAATAattagtatatatatgtatgttgtTGATTGATGGTGCACGTTGTGTATTTTTTTAGGGTATTCCATCACAGCCAAACGACAAACAGTGCGGCTATTTTGTGATGAGATATATGAGGGACATCATATATGATACAAACTTGGGTTTTGCAGATAAGGTAACTCATGAAACTTTTCATTTTGAAAATGACAGAGTCTGCATGTTTGCTTTTAGTTTTCAAAGTAGTATTGTTTCAGTTTATCAAATGGCATGGCATGAGTTTAAATTTGTAATTTTTAAACTGTTACAGTGGGGTAGGAGAGCCAACCATGTTTATTGTCAAGTGGAAATTGATGAAGTGCGTAATGAGCTCGCAAGTTATGTGGTGAAGAACATCCTCAAGTTGTAGTCTGCAGTTGCTCATGGCCTAGAAGCTCAGAAGTGAAATAGGCTAGAAATGTGTTTTTGTGGTCTGAAGTGACAATTTAAAGTACATTTCTTCACTTATTTTGCTATTGGAGTAGCATATACAGATGCACGTGCTCCTTCTTTTGCTATTGGAGTAGCATATATAGATGTGCTCCTTATTTTGCATTGTCTAATCCATTTAGGTACAATTATGTGGATTATAACAATATTAGATAAAATTATATATTAATCTAATTACTGTTCATTTGGTAATTTCTGATTTCGGCGTGTCGTGTGAAAGCCTACATTTGGCtaattttctgtcgtctgaattcaAAACAGACAATGCAATGCTTATAAAAAGAGTCGTGTGAATGAAAGTCCCACAACGcgcacaaaaataaacaaccatCGTCTGAATTCAAAACAGACAACATATGCTTATAAAAAAAGAGTCGTGTGAATGAAAGTCCCACAACGcgcacaaaaataaacaaccatCGTCTGAATTCAAAACAGACAACATATGCTTATAAAAAAAGAGTCGTGTGAATACAAGTCACACAACGGACACAAAATAACAACTGTGGCCTGAACTCAAAACAGATAACGGATGCTTTGTAAAGAGCGTTGTGTGAATAAAACTCACACAACGGCCATAAAATAAAGCGACATCTGAAtcgcaatcacacaacagtttttaaaGTCGCCCGTTGTCTGAAGAATAGTCACACAACAGCTAATGCTGTCGACAGACTGCCAGCATGCTGCCGACATGCTGCCGATcccttcacacgacggttcccTATAATCAACCTTCATCAGACGGCGCCTCGATATACGACGGTCAGCatccatatcagacgacagtttttgcccgtcgtctgtttcaatttctgtagtagtgatTAGTGGattgcttttcatttgggctcttaagagttagagccccgcagtgtttttaacctcaaattgaggttttcactgggTAAACAAATCTGTGTTTTCTGTGTGATTTTCGATTATTAGTACAGCAGGGATAGCAACATACACTATGCTAATaatgccttcagacgacagatgatATATGTAGTCTGATATGCAAATTTTCTGTTGTGTATCCGACTGCCGTCTCTTACagcatcagacaacagacatccTCCGTCGTCTCACcttcttcagacaacagaagtttcGCAAGGCTCTGTTGTCTGAACAACCCAACTTTGAAGGATTTGAGACTTTCTGTGGTTACTAATCATATACATCGACACATTAATGTTGTTCAAATCAATTACACACTACAGTTTTAATAAAActgctgttgtctgaaattaAATAAGAACACATTTATATGTTGTCTGAGGTTACCAAAATAAAGGTTTGTTCAACAATCTGTTGTTTGAATGTATTTTTAAAGACATTTAATTGTTGATATAAGCTGAAAACAACGTCACTACGAAATcgaattctgttgtttgaaagAACTTGAACAACAACAAAATTTACTCACGGTGGTTAGATTGGTTTTTCCAACCTCAATTCTACATGTACTTTGTTGTTTGAAATTCAATTAAAACTGGGTAAACTATGCTTCATCTGTTGTCTAAATAGTTTTAAGAATTTAGTTTTATGTCTTTTGTCTTGTGTTCCAACCACTGTTTTAAGTATTTCTGTTGTCAGATGGATAGTATAACTATGTGTAATAAACTACTTGTGTAGTTTGATTAAGGTCAGAAACTCACTCTTCTGTTGTTTGTATCGAgcttttctgttgtgtgataattaaATGAACTTCGCTTTTCTGTTGTTTATTAGaagtatttctattgtttgataaTGAATTAAACTTCAGTTTTATGTTGTTACAAGTATGTAGGAACGACAGACAGTTGTTCGTTTTTGCTGTTACTGTATTTGTGGTACAACATATCATAAACTTGCATGTGTTGGATTTGAATCATATCAAACCTCATCCATTCTGAATAGTCATCAAAGGCATATTATAGAACCTAAAATCAGCAAATTTCTCATTGCATCAATTAACCCACCAAAATACAATCCCATCAGTACCATAATACTAAACTAGCTAGCAGCTAGCTTTTACATTAGCCAATTTCAAGTACTGCAATTGTTGTGATCGATCAGCATAATATCTTGATCCTAATCTAACTAAGGCAAAAACCTAGTAGGCTTCATAGAGTAGATAGAGCAACTACATGCATAATATTGTtcaacactttccatcagttttgtcaaaatgcacaaaagcagtaAACACTACTGCTCAGATCCTACCAGAAACAGAAGCAGCTATATAAAGTCTGATACTTAATTTTCTGGGAACTTCAAAACATGTTTAGCCCATTCCTCTCGGATCTCGTCAATCTCCTTGTCTGTGTAAACCATATTTGACCTCGTTTCCCACTGCAACAAGGGCAACAAGGAATGCAgtaaattaaatatgaaagttaTAGGCACGGGGCATGCACTATATCATTAAACAATAAAGTCCATATGAAAGCAGTTGATCAGTCTTACCTTAATACCAAACTCCAAGTTCGATGCATGTTGTCCTCCACAATTTCTTTCATGTAACGCATACTGAGCAGGTTGGTGGACATAATAAAGCAGATGTTCAGCCATTAAGGTGACCAGTTCTTTCATGAAGCTAGGGTATAAGACCAATGCTTGTAAGGAAAAGCTTGACTCCTCTAATCATACTTGTAAGTATTTGCGTACTCTATATTTGAGTACATTTGGTCAATCCACCaatgcttctttttctttaagcGGGGCAGAGGATTTTTGAAGACAAAATCAAAAACATGAGGAAAAGATACAATTTAACACCCGAAAGAATCTTTCTAGTAATCACACCATACACTCAAATGTCAAAAATAACATGTCTCAATCTATACAATATTCTTCTACCTTGAAATGCAAATATAGCAAATAAGCATCGTAATGTAAGAGACGGAAAAAGCATTGCATAAAATGGCAGTCCAATGAGGAGAATCATATGTAATGTGTCAAAATGGAGGCTAATACAACAGAGAAGGTCATGAAGCAATCTAGAAACTAACAACTACTTGACTGCACTATGTGATCAATTTTGTTTATACATTAAGTATACAAGAAAGGGTAATACCCATGGAAGCTTCCCAACAGTTTCAAAAGCAGAATACTTGTTGATGCTAAACCTATGGGACTGGGAGTATGTTAGAGGTAGCAACGTACTTCATGGGTGATGGATTTTCTCCAATCAACTGTTGGGATTGGATCAGCTCTACAGGGAATAAAATATGCCCTGCTCCCACAAAGAAACAAATAGTGAGACTTGGTTCTAAGTTTCAGCTCATACTCCAGATCATGCATACCTACATGCCTT encodes the following:
- the LOC133717713 gene encoding uncharacterized protein LOC133717713; this translates as MMLDMVGFIDPALIGEIGCGSATTRSRSIKDRLISASPNQIFLLPYNASAHWILTVIDPDNETVYYMDPLKRRLGGNGEWKDIVDTAISMFRGDRNKKGRGSIQWKNMAGIPSQPNDKQCGYFVMRYMRDIIYDTNLGFADKWGRRANHVYCQVEIDEVRNELASYVVKNILKL